A part of Pseudomonadota bacterium genomic DNA contains:
- the metG gene encoding methionine--tRNA ligase gives MAAPKTFYVTTPIYYVNDVPHIGHAYTTLACDVLARFLRLDGWQVKFLTGTDEHGQKVEKSAAAAGLAPQPFVDKVSGNFRELAKAMNFTNDDFIRTTEPRHKEAVQALWKELERRGQIYLGSYAGWYSVRDEAFYAEGELVNGKAPTGADVEWVEEPSYFFRLSNWQGKLLEFYEANPGFVAPSSRFNEVVSFVKGGLHDLSVSRTSFQWGIPVPGHPGHVTYVWLDALTNYLTSVGYPDTECVEFSTFWPADVHIVGKDILRFHAVYWPAFLMAAGLAPPRRVFAHGWWTNEGQKISKSVGNIIDPLTLIEKYGLDPVRYFLAREVPFGNDGDFSHQAIVHRMNGDLANDFGNLVQRVLSMVHRNCEAKIPFPAELTTADAALLAALCETLPAMRAEMLDQAFHKAVILLWERVGEANRYVDTAAPWGLKKKDPARMQTVLYVLAEAIRHLAILVQPIMPDAGAKILDQLSVSEKTRSFAHLGAEYALKPGVAIAKPEAVFPRYVD, from the coding sequence ATGGCCGCGCCCAAAACCTTCTATGTCACGACGCCGATCTACTACGTCAACGACGTTCCCCATATCGGGCACGCCTATACGACGTTAGCTTGCGACGTGCTGGCACGTTTCCTGCGGCTCGACGGCTGGCAGGTCAAATTCCTGACCGGCACCGACGAACACGGCCAGAAAGTTGAGAAATCCGCCGCCGCTGCCGGCCTGGCGCCGCAGCCCTTCGTGGATAAGGTTTCCGGTAATTTCCGCGAACTCGCCAAGGCGATGAATTTCACGAACGACGACTTTATTCGAACGACGGAGCCTCGCCACAAAGAAGCCGTTCAGGCGTTGTGGAAAGAGCTGGAGAGGCGTGGGCAGATTTACCTCGGCAGCTATGCGGGCTGGTATTCCGTCCGGGACGAAGCGTTCTACGCTGAAGGCGAGCTCGTGAACGGCAAGGCGCCGACCGGCGCCGACGTCGAGTGGGTGGAGGAGCCTAGCTATTTCTTCCGCCTTTCCAACTGGCAGGGGAAGCTCTTGGAATTCTATGAGGCGAATCCGGGCTTTGTGGCGCCTTCCAGCCGTTTCAACGAGGTCGTGAGCTTCGTGAAGGGGGGGCTTCATGACCTTTCCGTCTCGCGTACCAGCTTTCAGTGGGGCATTCCGGTACCGGGGCACCCGGGCCACGTAACCTATGTGTGGCTGGATGCGCTTACGAACTACCTCACCTCCGTCGGCTATCCGGATACAGAATGTGTAGAATTTTCAACATTTTGGCCTGCAGATGTTCATATAGTAGGCAAGGACATCCTACGCTTTCACGCTGTTTATTGGCCGGCCTTTCTGATGGCGGCGGGGCTTGCCCCTCCAAGGCGCGTCTTCGCCCATGGCTGGTGGACGAACGAAGGGCAGAAAATCTCGAAATCCGTGGGCAACATCATTGACCCTTTGACGCTGATCGAGAAATACGGCCTCGATCCGGTGCGCTATTTCCTGGCTCGCGAAGTGCCGTTCGGCAACGACGGCGATTTCTCCCACCAGGCCATCGTGCACCGGATGAACGGGGACCTTGCGAACGATTTTGGCAATCTTGTCCAGCGCGTGCTTTCAATGGTGCACCGGAACTGCGAGGCGAAGATTCCATTCCCCGCGGAGTTGACGACGGCGGACGCGGCGCTGCTTGCGGCCTTATGCGAAACCCTTCCCGCCATGCGGGCGGAAATGCTGGATCAGGCATTCCATAAGGCGGTGATCTTGCTTTGGGAGCGGGTAGGGGAAGCAAACCGCTACGTGGACACGGCTGCACCGTGGGGGCTTAAGAAGAAGGATCCGGCCCGGATGCAGACGGTTCTTTACGTACTGGCAGAAGCGATCCGCCATCTCGCCATTCTCGTCCAACCCATTATGCCGGATGCGGGCGCGAAGATTCTGGACCAGCTCTCCGTATCCGAAAAGACGCGGAGCTTCGCCCATCTCGGGGCCGAGTACGCGCTTAAGCCGGGCGTGGCCATTGCCAAGCCCGAAGCCGTTTTCCCCCGATACGTGGACTAA
- a CDS encoding lytic murein transglycosylase, translating to MTRFFQIRLGIVAAILMAFLGGFAPRPAVAEEFSAWLSALRAEALEKGIRAEILDAALKDAAPIERVIELDRSQPEFTLTFDEYLARVVPAARIEKGREKLRENRDILTAISKRYGVQPRFLVAFWGIETDFGRLTGGFSVIRALVTLAYDGRRSAFFRKELIAALHILNEGHIAPDAMTGSWAGAMGQTQFMPTTFRQAAVDYDGDGRRDVWTSWADALASAANYLAQSGWRGDETWGRRVRLPEGFDASLVGLGVTKSVEAWQAMGVRRANGADLPKAEISGSIVLAKDGRGPAFLVYSNYRAILTWNRSTFFAVAVGTLADRIGD from the coding sequence ATGACAAGGTTCTTCCAGATTCGTTTAGGAATCGTTGCCGCGATTCTCATGGCTTTCCTGGGCGGTTTCGCACCGCGCCCGGCGGTTGCGGAAGAGTTTTCCGCTTGGCTTTCCGCGCTTCGGGCGGAGGCGCTGGAAAAGGGGATTCGCGCCGAAATTCTCGATGCGGCCCTTAAGGACGCAGCGCCGATCGAACGCGTCATCGAACTGGATCGCAGCCAGCCGGAATTCACGCTCACTTTCGATGAATATTTGGCGCGCGTGGTGCCCGCCGCGCGGATCGAAAAGGGACGGGAAAAGCTGCGGGAAAACCGCGACATACTGACGGCCATCTCCAAGCGGTATGGCGTGCAGCCGCGTTTTCTGGTGGCGTTTTGGGGAATCGAGACGGATTTTGGGCGCCTGACCGGCGGTTTTTCCGTCATCCGGGCGCTTGTGACGCTGGCCTATGATGGTCGCAGAAGCGCTTTCTTTCGCAAAGAATTAATCGCGGCTCTTCATATTTTAAATGAAGGACATATCGCGCCAGACGCCATGACCGGATCGTGGGCGGGCGCCATGGGGCAGACCCAGTTCATGCCGACGACGTTCCGGCAGGCGGCGGTCGATTACGACGGAGACGGCAGGCGGGACGTCTGGACCTCGTGGGCGGACGCGCTGGCTTCGGCCGCCAACTACCTGGCGCAGTCCGGCTGGCGCGGGGATGAAACGTGGGGAAGGCGGGTCCGTTTGCCGGAAGGCTTCGATGCCTCGCTGGTCGGCCTTGGGGTGACGAAGTCGGTTGAGGCATGGCAGGCCATGGGCGTGCGTCGGGCGAACGGCGCAGATCTTCCGAAGGCGGAGATTTCCGGCTCGATCGTCCTCGCCAAAGACGGTCGCGGCCCCGCCTTTCTCGTCTACAGCAACTACCGGGCAATCCTGACCTGGAATCGGTCTACCTTCTTCGCCGTGGCGGTTGGCACGCTTGCTGACCGAATCGGCGATTGA
- a CDS encoding tetratricopeptide repeat protein → MRPFGLFAIAILLAGPALATGFSDPRALPLPALHFVAEKTKEGEGTKRQHFFKSSTLLGVEPTTKEEKEKVRQLQRQAEKGDPEAQFRLAEKLQRQAKLEELMPPAAGRNASLAEAADQGHGTARRRLADLYFDGEKGVENPTEALRLYRGMAGEDDAFAQLRLGEAYEKGIGVAPDAKAAIHWYDNAAKHVKVSDVAKEARYRIGKIYAAKGDKKANRIRAYRWFDLAAARGHKEADAARRNLEKRMSLAEIVAAKKEARAWQKTLSNEVKPEEAKKSVAKNLDTPHSKNQAAP, encoded by the coding sequence ATGCGCCCATTTGGCCTTTTCGCGATCGCGATCCTTCTGGCGGGGCCGGCCTTGGCCACCGGCTTTTCCGACCCGCGTGCGCTACCCTTGCCGGCGCTGCATTTCGTGGCAGAAAAAACGAAAGAGGGAGAAGGCACAAAGCGGCAACACTTCTTCAAATCCTCCACCCTTTTAGGCGTCGAGCCGACCACAAAGGAAGAAAAAGAAAAGGTTCGACAACTCCAGCGCCAGGCCGAGAAAGGCGACCCGGAAGCCCAGTTCCGCCTGGCCGAAAAGCTGCAGCGGCAGGCAAAACTGGAAGAGCTGATGCCCCCGGCCGCCGGCCGCAACGCCTCTCTCGCCGAAGCCGCCGACCAGGGTCATGGGACGGCGCGCAGACGGTTGGCCGATCTTTATTTCGACGGTGAAAAGGGCGTGGAGAATCCGACCGAAGCGCTACGTCTTTACCGCGGGATGGCGGGCGAAGACGACGCCTTCGCCCAGTTGCGTCTGGGCGAGGCCTATGAAAAGGGTATTGGGGTCGCACCCGACGCGAAAGCGGCTATCCACTGGTACGACAACGCCGCAAAGCACGTAAAAGTTTCGGACGTAGCGAAAGAGGCACGTTACCGGATTGGAAAAATCTACGCCGCGAAGGGAGACAAGAAAGCAAATCGCATCCGCGCCTATCGCTGGTTCGACCTCGCGGCGGCGCGCGGCCATAAGGAGGCCGATGCGGCACGCCGCAATCTGGAAAAACGGATGTCCTTGGCCGAGATCGTTGCGGCGAAGAAAGAGGCGCGCGCTTGGCAAAAGACTCTTTCCAATGAAGTGAAGCCCGAGGAAGCGAAGAAAAGCGTGGCGAAAAATTTAGATACCCCCCATTCAAAAAATCAGGCCGCGCCCTGA
- a CDS encoding septal ring lytic transglycosylase RlpA family protein: protein MKEPRRPYFFTYGIVLAFAFVLAACSETELAFNTAKKLGDQTSQPLYKIGNPYQIDGVWYYPAVDHTYTETGIASWYGADFHRRLTANGELYDMNLVSAAHRTLPLPSIVRVTNLENGRSLKVRVNDRGPFARGRILDLSRRSAELLGFLEKGTAKVRVEILKEESVQVADAMRSGVSMPPPGESIVFAAAHAEPAPPIAAIPLEPIVTTENVKPTHMFVQAGAFAQHENATTVSTRLQKFGEAKIVSVTVGDQALYRVRVGPLASVEEADTMLDQVVKAGYPEARLIVD, encoded by the coding sequence ATGAAGGAGCCGCGGCGTCCATATTTTTTCACCTACGGTATTGTTCTGGCCTTTGCTTTTGTGCTCGCGGCGTGCTCGGAGACGGAGCTTGCCTTCAACACCGCGAAGAAATTGGGCGATCAGACCAGCCAGCCGCTCTACAAGATCGGCAACCCTTATCAGATCGACGGCGTGTGGTATTACCCGGCCGTGGACCACACCTATACGGAGACGGGGATTGCCTCCTGGTACGGCGCCGATTTTCATCGGCGGCTGACGGCGAATGGCGAACTCTATGACATGAATCTTGTTTCAGCCGCCCATCGCACGCTACCGCTTCCCAGCATCGTGCGGGTTACGAACCTTGAAAACGGCCGCTCCTTGAAGGTGCGGGTGAATGATCGCGGTCCCTTTGCGCGGGGGCGTATTCTCGATCTGTCGCGCCGCAGCGCGGAACTCCTTGGTTTCCTTGAGAAGGGTACGGCAAAGGTGCGGGTTGAGATTCTGAAGGAAGAAAGCGTCCAGGTTGCCGACGCCATGCGAAGCGGCGTATCCATGCCGCCGCCTGGGGAATCGATCGTCTTTGCCGCCGCCCATGCGGAACCGGCGCCACCTATCGCCGCAATCCCGCTAGAACCCATCGTGACGACAGAAAACGTGAAGCCGACCCATATGTTTGTGCAGGCTGGCGCCTTTGCACAGCATGAAAACGCGACGACCGTCAGCACCCGCCTTCAAAAGTTTGGTGAGGCGAAAATCGTATCGGTTACCGTTGGGGATCAGGCGTTATATCGGGTTCGCGTGGGTCCCCTTGCCAGCGTCGAGGAAGCCGACACCATGCTAGATCAGGTGGTAAAAGCCGGTTACCCGGAAGCCCGGCTCATCGTGGATTAG
- the mazG gene encoding nucleoside triphosphate pyrophosphohydrolase codes for MSKAQKTADGGIGRLLDVMRCLRDPERGCPWDLEQDFTSIAPHTIEEAYEVAQTIADGDLEALREELGDLLFQVVYHAQMAAELGRFGFEDVVGAISEKMIRRHPHVFGEDRITNAQAQVRAWETFKEAEREEKKGGEGGGRAGALEGIAHALPALLRARKLQKRAARIGFDWDSVDGVFAKLAEEIAEIKAELPPAGSDKQPDSTRLSEEVGDLLFACVNLARHLDVEPESALRAANAKFERRFGRVETLLAEVGLAVEGVSLEKLEEFWTQAKAEERKA; via the coding sequence ATGAGCAAGGCCCAAAAAACCGCCGACGGCGGCATCGGCCGCCTTCTCGACGTCATGCGCTGTCTTCGCGATCCCGAACGTGGTTGCCCCTGGGACCTTGAGCAGGACTTCACCTCGATCGCGCCACATACGATCGAGGAAGCCTACGAGGTTGCCCAGACGATCGCAGACGGTGATCTGGAGGCGCTTCGGGAAGAACTCGGCGATCTCCTCTTTCAGGTTGTCTACCACGCCCAGATGGCGGCGGAACTGGGCCGCTTTGGCTTCGAAGACGTGGTTGGCGCCATTTCCGAGAAGATGATCCGCCGCCACCCGCACGTCTTCGGCGAGGACCGGATCACTAACGCCCAGGCCCAAGTTCGTGCCTGGGAAACCTTCAAGGAGGCGGAGCGGGAAGAAAAAAAGGGCGGAGAAGGAGGAGGGCGAGCAGGCGCGCTGGAAGGTATTGCACACGCTCTTCCTGCCCTGCTGCGGGCCAGAAAATTACAGAAACGCGCCGCCCGGATCGGCTTCGATTGGGATTCGGTGGATGGCGTCTTTGCGAAGCTGGCCGAGGAGATCGCCGAAATCAAGGCGGAGCTGCCGCCGGCCGGGTCGGATAAACAGCCCGATTCCACGCGCCTTTCGGAAGAGGTCGGCGACCTGCTCTTCGCTTGCGTCAACTTGGCCCGCCATCTCGATGTCGAACCGGAATCAGCCCTGCGGGCCGCCAACGCGAAGTTCGAACGGCGGTTCGGACGGGTGGAGACGCTTCTGGCGGAGGTTGGTCTTGCCGTGGAAGGCGTCAGCTTGGAAAAGCTCGAGGAATTCTGGACGCAGGCGAAGGCGGAGGAAAGAAAAGCCTAA
- a CDS encoding TatD family hydrolase: MLVDSHCHLSFPDYREDLSQVMARAAAAGVGYMLTISTKLSEFPNVLRVAEAHGNVWCTAGVHPHEAEKEGGEASIERLVELTRHPKAVGIGETGLDYYYVHSPKALQQASFRAHIGAAREVGLPLIVHTRDAEEDTLAILGEEMRKGPFTGLLHCFTGSDKLAEGALALGFYISFSGILTFKKTEALKATAQKVPLDRLLVETDAPYLAPAPYRGKRNEPAYMAETAKFAANLRGLDATAFEEATTANFFRLFTKAARPEA; this comes from the coding sequence ATGCTGGTCGACAGCCATTGCCATTTGAGCTTTCCCGACTACCGGGAAGACTTGTCCCAAGTGATGGCCAGGGCGGCAGCGGCCGGGGTCGGGTACATGCTCACGATTTCGACCAAGCTAAGCGAATTTCCGAACGTCCTGCGCGTCGCCGAGGCGCACGGAAACGTCTGGTGCACGGCGGGCGTGCATCCCCATGAGGCGGAGAAGGAAGGCGGAGAGGCAAGTATTGAGAGGCTGGTCGAACTTACCCGCCACCCGAAGGCCGTCGGCATTGGGGAAACCGGCCTCGATTACTACTACGTGCACAGCCCGAAGGCCCTTCAACAGGCTTCCTTCCGGGCCCATATCGGGGCGGCGCGCGAAGTCGGGCTTCCTCTTATCGTCCACACCAGGGACGCTGAGGAAGACACCCTTGCGATCCTTGGGGAGGAGATGAGAAAGGGACCATTTACCGGCCTTCTTCACTGCTTCACCGGCTCAGACAAGCTGGCCGAAGGGGCGCTTGCGCTCGGTTTCTACATCTCCTTTTCCGGCATCCTTACCTTCAAGAAGACGGAGGCGCTCAAGGCCACCGCGCAGAAGGTGCCGCTTGACCGGCTTCTGGTGGAAACGGACGCGCCCTATCTGGCGCCGGCACCTTACCGGGGCAAGCGGAACGAGCCCGCCTACATGGCCGAGACGGCGAAATTTGCGGCGAATTTACGCGGCCTCGACGCGACGGCCTTCGAAGAGGCGACGACGGCGAATTTTTTTCGCCTTTTCACGAAGGCCGCACGGCCGGAAGCGTAG
- the tmk gene encoding dTMP kinase yields the protein MAPAKFLTFEGGEGSGKTTQIMRLSDALKETGLKVVTTREPGGSAAGERIRELLFAADADWDPVAESLLLSAARRDHLLQTIWPALEGGTWVLSDRFADSTLAYQGHGKGVDPAWLESLYRTVAGNFEPALTFLLDIPVAEGLKRAGRRQEGNNRYEKMDIAFHDRLRQGYLALAEANPARFAVIDARGDVVAVQARIQTVAAERLGVRFR from the coding sequence ATGGCGCCTGCAAAGTTCCTTACCTTTGAAGGCGGGGAGGGAAGCGGTAAAACGACGCAGATTATGCGGCTCTCCGACGCCTTGAAGGAAACCGGTCTCAAGGTCGTGACGACACGTGAGCCGGGCGGCTCGGCCGCGGGCGAGCGTATTCGTGAATTGCTTTTTGCCGCCGACGCCGACTGGGACCCCGTCGCGGAAAGTCTCCTGCTCAGCGCGGCGCGGCGCGACCATCTCCTGCAGACGATCTGGCCGGCCCTGGAAGGCGGAACTTGGGTGCTGTCCGACCGTTTTGCCGATTCGACCCTTGCTTATCAGGGCCATGGGAAAGGGGTGGACCCGGCCTGGCTTGAATCGCTTTACCGAACGGTGGCTGGAAATTTCGAGCCGGCGCTGACCTTCCTCCTGGATATTCCGGTCGCCGAAGGGCTCAAGCGGGCAGGGCGCCGGCAGGAAGGTAACAACCGTTATGAGAAAATGGATATCGCTTTCCACGACCGGCTGCGGCAAGGCTATCTTGCTCTTGCCGAGGCAAACCCGGCGCGCTTCGCCGTGATCGATGCGAGGGGCGATGTCGTGGCCGTTCAGGCCAGGATTCAAACCGTGGCCGCCGAACGCTTGGGAGTCCGGTTCCGTTGA
- a CDS encoding DNA polymerase III subunit delta': protein MSKLLQPLPSPLPRANPELLGHEGAERLLADAWRSGRLPHAWLISGRRGVGKATLAYRFARFVLAGGVAVDAKPSLELLADHPVFRRTAAGTHADLLTVESESEEGKARKRREINVEESRRIASFLTKTAAEGGWRVVVVDSADELNRAAGNAILKLLEEPPAKTLLLLVSHSPGRVLPTIRSRCRHLALRPLEEATLERLLRGFCPELETENCAALVRLAEGSIGQALRLAELGGLDLYRELMALLKTLPEMDVPALHDFAGRLSGPRGGEGWFVATDLLSHWFAELIKRNALGREMPEIMGGENALGRRLQARANLAEWAEVWEKMNRLSAEAERSNLDRKQVLLNIFHTLEGAVRQPAGPTG, encoded by the coding sequence TTGAGCAAATTGTTGCAACCGCTACCATCACCCTTGCCGCGGGCAAATCCGGAACTGCTCGGCCATGAGGGGGCCGAACGCCTGCTCGCGGACGCTTGGCGGTCGGGCCGCCTTCCACATGCCTGGCTGATTTCGGGCCGGCGCGGGGTGGGGAAGGCGACGCTGGCCTATCGCTTCGCCCGCTTTGTGTTGGCGGGCGGCGTGGCGGTGGACGCCAAGCCCTCTCTCGAACTTTTGGCGGACCATCCCGTGTTTCGGCGAACGGCTGCCGGTACCCATGCGGACCTTCTCACCGTCGAAAGCGAGTCCGAAGAAGGAAAGGCCCGCAAGCGGCGCGAGATCAATGTTGAGGAAAGCCGGCGCATCGCCTCTTTTCTTACGAAGACGGCGGCGGAAGGCGGCTGGCGGGTTGTCGTCGTCGACAGCGCGGATGAACTCAACCGGGCCGCCGGCAACGCCATCCTGAAGCTGCTGGAGGAACCGCCTGCTAAGACGCTCCTGCTGCTCGTCAGCCATAGCCCCGGCCGCGTGCTGCCGACCATCCGCTCGCGGTGCCGGCATTTGGCGCTGCGTCCGCTGGAAGAGGCGACGCTGGAGCGGCTTTTGCGCGGCTTCTGTCCGGAGCTGGAGACGGAAAACTGCGCTGCCCTTGTTCGCCTGGCCGAGGGTAGCATCGGACAAGCGCTTCGCCTGGCCGAGCTTGGCGGACTGGATCTCTATCGGGAATTAATGGCGCTTCTTAAGACCCTGCCCGAGATGGACGTGCCGGCGCTTCACGATTTTGCCGGCCGGTTAAGCGGTCCGCGGGGCGGGGAAGGCTGGTTCGTCGCGACGGACCTGTTGAGCCACTGGTTCGCGGAGCTCATCAAGCGCAACGCCCTTGGCCGCGAGATGCCGGAAATCATGGGCGGCGAGAACGCCCTTGGCCGGCGCCTGCAGGCCAGGGCGAACCTTGCGGAATGGGCGGAGGTATGGGAAAAGATGAACCGCCTCTCGGCCGAGGCGGAACGCAGCAATCTGGATCGCAAGCAGGTTCTGTTGAACATCTTTCACACGTTGGAAGGTGCCGTGCGGCAACCGGCCGGGCCGACCGGCTGA
- a CDS encoding MBL fold metallo-hydrolase encodes MQVRILGCGGSGGVPLIGGEWGACDPGNPKNRRLRASILVENLGTALLVDTSPDLREQLLAAGVGRLDAVLYTHAHADHVHGIDDLRPINRRMRAWLPAYGDAETVAELKERFSYVFEKSTEEFRSYKPCLIPHIITGHFSIGNIDILPFEQDHGFGRTSLGFRFGPIAYSTDAVGLTEAAFEALHGVKVWIVDCLREADHPTHAHIERSLDWIKRVKPERAVLTHMNQSLDYAMLRKRLPDGVEPAYDGMVLDVA; translated from the coding sequence ATGCAGGTTCGGATACTAGGTTGCGGGGGTTCCGGCGGGGTGCCCTTGATCGGCGGCGAATGGGGTGCCTGCGATCCCGGGAACCCGAAAAACCGCCGGCTGCGAGCCTCAATCCTGGTCGAGAATCTGGGTACGGCCTTGCTTGTCGACACCTCGCCAGATTTGCGCGAACAGCTCCTTGCCGCCGGCGTCGGCCGGCTCGACGCCGTCCTCTATACCCATGCCCACGCCGATCATGTCCACGGAATCGACGACCTTCGCCCGATCAACCGCCGGATGCGGGCCTGGTTGCCAGCCTATGGCGACGCCGAGACGGTAGCGGAGTTAAAAGAGCGCTTTTCCTATGTTTTCGAGAAAAGTACAGAAGAGTTCAGGTCTTACAAGCCATGTCTTATTCCACATATCATTACAGGGCATTTTTCTATTGGAAATATTGATATTTTACCGTTTGAACAAGACCATGGCTTCGGTCGGACGAGCCTGGGCTTCCGGTTTGGGCCAATCGCGTATTCGACGGACGCCGTGGGCCTGACCGAGGCCGCTTTCGAAGCACTTCACGGCGTCAAGGTCTGGATCGTGGATTGCCTGCGCGAAGCGGATCATCCGACCCATGCCCACATCGAGCGAAGCTTGGACTGGATCAAGCGCGTGAAGCCGGAAAGGGCGGTGCTGACGCACATGAACCAGTCGCTGGACTATGCCATGCTGCGAAAAAGGCTGCCCGACGGCGTTGAGCCGGCCTATGACGGCATGGTTCTCGACGTTGCCTAA
- a CDS encoding D-alanyl-D-alanine carboxypeptidase family protein, with translation MRKTSFSRFFFFLSGGMAGIGLLFFTGLADAKAQTIQTEAKAAILLDATTGTVLFEKNADEALPPSSMSKMMTVYLVFQRLKDGRLSLDDKFHVSEYAWRKGGSKMFIEVGKEIRVEDLLRGVIVQSGNDAAIVLAEGVAGSEEAFAAEMNEEGRRMGLTNSVFMNATGWPAEGQHVSVRDLATIALHTIRDFPEYYAYYSEREFIYNGIHQPNRNPILNGSPGADGLKTGHTEEIGYGLTGSAERDGRRLILAVNGLPSERARAQETRNILEWGFREFNNYALFQANEEVEQARVWLGEESTVPLVIQEPLVLTMPRKSRNAMRVSVVYTEPVPAPIVQGAKIAKLVVRLSEDEDNVITVPLVAGKNVEQLGFFGRLSAATSYLLWGVSR, from the coding sequence ATGCGCAAGACATCCTTCTCACGGTTTTTTTTCTTTCTCTCCGGCGGCATGGCCGGCATCGGCCTTCTCTTTTTCACCGGCTTGGCCGACGCCAAGGCGCAAACCATCCAGACGGAAGCAAAGGCGGCCATTCTGCTGGATGCCACGACGGGCACGGTTCTTTTCGAGAAAAACGCGGACGAGGCGTTGCCGCCATCCTCGATGAGCAAGATGATGACGGTTTATCTTGTCTTTCAGCGATTGAAGGACGGCCGTCTTTCCTTGGACGATAAATTCCACGTCAGCGAGTACGCTTGGCGAAAGGGCGGCTCCAAGATGTTCATCGAAGTCGGAAAGGAAATACGGGTCGAGGACTTGCTGCGCGGCGTCATCGTTCAGTCCGGAAACGACGCCGCGATCGTTCTTGCGGAAGGGGTGGCCGGCAGCGAGGAGGCGTTTGCGGCCGAGATGAACGAGGAAGGCCGCAGGATGGGCCTGACAAACAGCGTCTTCATGAACGCGACCGGCTGGCCGGCCGAAGGGCAGCACGTAAGTGTTCGCGACCTCGCGACGATCGCCCTCCACACGATCCGGGATTTCCCAGAATACTATGCCTATTACTCCGAGCGGGAGTTCATCTACAACGGCATCCACCAGCCGAACCGCAATCCGATTTTAAACGGCTCGCCGGGGGCGGATGGATTAAAAACCGGTCACACCGAAGAAATCGGATACGGGCTGACGGGTTCTGCCGAACGCGACGGCCGCCGCCTGATTCTGGCGGTGAACGGCCTGCCGAGCGAGCGGGCGCGTGCCCAGGAGACCCGCAATATTCTCGAATGGGGATTCCGCGAATTCAACAACTACGCGCTGTTCCAGGCAAACGAGGAAGTGGAGCAGGCTCGCGTCTGGTTAGGCGAGGAAAGCACGGTGCCGCTTGTCATTCAGGAGCCGCTCGTTCTCACCATGCCGCGAAAATCCCGTAACGCCATGCGGGTTTCCGTCGTTTATACCGAACCGGTACCGGCACCAATCGTGCAGGGGGCGAAGATCGCGAAGCTCGTCGTCCGGCTTTCCGAGGATGAGGATAACGTCATTACCGTGCCGTTGGTGGCCGGAAAGAACGTCGAGCAGCTTGGTTTCTTCGGGCGCCTCAGCGCGGCCACCAGCTACCTTCTCTGGGGCGTTTCCCGTTGA